In a single window of the Bacteroidia bacterium genome:
- a CDS encoding redoxin family protein has protein sequence MDGSFSNSSFRLILFKVLLSGLLVLVSGQFAFSQQLKQVGKNPITFLQTHSGAKGIVVLFLDPECPMCQKYAHTYNHLTDLVDSLKEVTFIGVFPGIKYNETKILPYLKRNKLKMQVFIDPDLVLTTYLKASITPEVFILDKSNSIIYQGLVDNWFYSLGRRRSKATELYLEDNLRNFVKDIPLKYQTTRAMGCFIR, from the coding sequence ATGGATGGTTCATTTTCCAATAGTAGTTTCCGATTAATTTTGTTTAAGGTTTTATTATCCGGATTACTCGTTTTGGTTTCTGGACAGTTTGCCTTTTCCCAACAATTAAAGCAGGTAGGCAAAAATCCTATTACTTTTTTGCAAACCCATTCCGGAGCAAAAGGTATTGTTGTTTTGTTTTTGGATCCGGAATGCCCGATGTGTCAGAAATATGCGCATACTTATAACCATCTGACGGACCTGGTTGATAGTTTAAAGGAGGTTACATTCATTGGGGTTTTTCCAGGGATAAAATACAATGAGACCAAAATTCTTCCGTATCTGAAACGAAATAAGCTCAAAATGCAAGTTTTTATTGATCCTGATTTGGTCCTAACTACCTATTTAAAAGCAAGTATTACACCAGAGGTATTTATCCTAGATAAATCTAATTCAATTATTTATCAAGGATTGGTTGATAATTGGTTTTATTCGCTTGGAAGGAGGAGAAGTAAGGCTACTGAATTGTATTTGGAAGATAATCTAAGAAACTTTGTAAAAGATATTCCGCTTAAGTACCAAACTACCCGGGCCATGGGCTGCTTTATTCGATAA
- a CDS encoding aldehyde dehydrogenase family protein — protein MKLVNPSTEAILKEVIEDTTSGIEAKFKLLKSFQPNWKGTPIQERISIIQKFYDLLELEKESLANDLSSEVGKPVWQSLNEVNGAKARIKFFIENSEKYLAEEWITPEGGTREKIVYEPLGVIANISAWNYPYLVGVNVFIPALIAGNTVMYKPSEFSTLTGLNIARLFKKAGLPDSAFQIAIGAKEVGETLLNLPFNGYFFTGSYRTGKYIYERVAPKMVPCQLELGGKDPLYVADDISNLNNTVEAVLEGVVYNTGQSCCAVERVYVHEKIYDDFVSEFKKQASALKVGGPEDGKMDVGPLTRKDQVDFLEFQVKDALDKGANILVGGNRINRKGYFFEPTVLTEVNHQMSVMMEESFGPIIGIQKVKDDSEAIALMEDTNYGLTSAVYSSSAERAQAIMEKMNSGTVYWNCCDRVSAGLPWSGRKNSGIGATLSHIGIRAFTHPKAYHLRG, from the coding sequence ATGAAATTAGTAAACCCCTCCACAGAAGCCATTCTAAAAGAAGTAATTGAAGATACCACATCCGGTATTGAAGCCAAGTTTAAATTATTAAAATCCTTTCAACCAAATTGGAAGGGTACTCCTATACAGGAACGTATCTCCATCATACAAAAGTTTTACGATTTGTTGGAACTTGAAAAGGAATCCTTGGCTAACGATTTGAGTTCGGAGGTGGGTAAGCCGGTTTGGCAATCACTCAATGAAGTAAACGGTGCCAAAGCAAGGATTAAGTTTTTTATTGAAAATTCTGAAAAATATTTAGCCGAAGAATGGATAACACCGGAGGGTGGTACCCGAGAGAAAATTGTTTATGAGCCATTGGGGGTAATTGCTAATATTTCTGCCTGGAATTATCCGTATTTGGTTGGAGTAAATGTGTTTATTCCTGCTTTAATTGCAGGTAACACCGTTATGTATAAACCTTCTGAATTTTCAACCCTAACCGGACTTAATATTGCCCGATTGTTTAAAAAAGCCGGCTTGCCTGACAGTGCATTTCAAATTGCTATTGGTGCAAAAGAAGTTGGGGAAACTCTTCTTAACTTGCCTTTCAATGGTTATTTCTTCACCGGAAGCTATAGAACAGGAAAGTATATTTACGAACGTGTAGCTCCTAAAATGGTTCCTTGTCAATTGGAATTGGGTGGTAAAGATCCATTATATGTTGCAGATGATATTTCTAACCTTAACAATACCGTAGAAGCAGTTTTGGAAGGAGTGGTTTATAACACCGGGCAAAGTTGTTGTGCAGTAGAAAGGGTTTATGTTCATGAAAAAATATATGATGACTTTGTTTCTGAATTTAAAAAGCAAGCTTCAGCCCTGAAAGTTGGTGGTCCGGAGGATGGAAAGATGGATGTGGGGCCTCTTACACGCAAAGATCAAGTTGATTTTCTAGAGTTTCAGGTAAAAGATGCCTTGGATAAAGGTGCCAATATTTTGGTTGGAGGAAATAGAATAAACCGAAAAGGCTATTTCTTTGAACCAACAGTTTTAACGGAAGTAAACCATCAGATGAGTGTAATGATGGAGGAAAGTTTTGGTCCTATTATCGGAATTCAAAAGGTAAAAGATGATTCCGAAGCCATTGCCCTCATGGAAGATACCAATTATGGTTTAACCTCAGCGGTTTATTCTTCCAGTGCTGAAAGGGCACAAGCCATTATGGAGAAAATGAATAGCGGAACAGTTTATTGGAATTGTTGTGATCGGGTTAGCGCAGGTTTACCCTGGAGCGGTCGCAAAAACTCCGGAATCGGTGCCACCTTGTCGCACATAGGCATTCGTGCTTTTACTCATCCTAAAGCCTATCATTTAAGAGGATAA
- a CDS encoding NAD(P)/FAD-dependent oxidoreductase, with protein MSYESFHTICIVGAGPGGTYTALQLAKLGIPCTLIDKAIFPRDKVCGESIPSVAIKSLHRLNPAILDEPEFRSAKQIISGVNLYAPNGKKIYIPFNSKSNELLGLDSCIGIRRLDFDQVLMRFAKREKCITVMEETEVKRVEKVANGFKLFNQLDEPLLNTNMLVVANGFNSNLTRQLTNWNLDKGENASGIASYFTQVEGISNTGLAECYVLSGLQSGGLYIQPVGNGVVNVNISIHNDVRKKYGVNIRKVLDEAIQSQPVLKKRFEHAVEIRKPLGHGYHLGIEKRPVCGDHFLLVGDAAGFNDALTANGIGHAMKSAEVAANHIAKAYSKNDFSQTMLFPYQTEVYNLFSSVRITGKVGSWAMKYPSFIFFIMNTFFGYKWIEELAFEVMYTKYPVVLVVKMPVRWLGRWLRKLVS; from the coding sequence TTGAGCTACGAGAGTTTTCATACAATTTGCATTGTGGGCGCCGGACCGGGTGGTACATATACGGCATTGCAATTGGCAAAACTAGGTATTCCTTGCACCCTCATTGATAAGGCCATATTTCCTCGCGACAAGGTTTGCGGTGAATCTATTCCTTCGGTGGCCATTAAAAGCCTGCACCGACTTAATCCTGCCATACTTGACGAACCTGAATTTCGCTCGGCAAAACAAATTATTTCAGGGGTAAATCTGTACGCTCCAAACGGCAAAAAAATATATATACCTTTTAACTCCAAATCCAACGAATTGCTGGGCCTTGATTCCTGTATAGGAATTCGAAGATTGGATTTTGATCAGGTGTTGATGCGGTTTGCTAAAAGAGAGAAATGCATCACGGTAATGGAGGAAACAGAGGTGAAAAGGGTAGAAAAGGTAGCAAATGGCTTTAAGCTTTTTAATCAACTCGATGAGCCTTTACTAAACACCAATATGTTGGTGGTGGCCAATGGGTTTAATTCGAATTTAACTCGTCAATTAACCAATTGGAACCTCGATAAAGGTGAAAATGCCTCGGGTATTGCCAGTTATTTTACACAGGTTGAAGGTATTTCCAACACCGGATTAGCTGAATGTTACGTGCTTTCCGGTTTGCAATCCGGTGGACTTTATATTCAACCGGTAGGAAACGGGGTGGTTAATGTCAATATTTCAATTCACAACGACGTACGTAAAAAGTATGGGGTTAATATCAGAAAGGTATTAGATGAAGCCATTCAATCTCAGCCGGTTTTGAAAAAGCGGTTTGAACATGCTGTAGAAATTCGTAAACCATTGGGGCATGGCTACCATTTAGGAATTGAAAAACGTCCGGTTTGTGGCGACCATTTCCTCCTGGTGGGTGATGCCGCCGGTTTTAATGATGCTTTAACCGCGAATGGAATTGGGCATGCTATGAAAAGTGCCGAAGTGGCAGCCAATCATATTGCTAAAGCATATTCCAAAAATGATTTTTCTCAAACCATGTTATTTCCTTACCAGACCGAGGTTTATAACCTGTTTTCTTCCGTTCGGATTACCGGTAAAGTTGGTTCCTGGGCTATGAAATATCCGAGTTTTATCTTTTTTATAATGAATACTTTTTTTGGTTATAAATGGATTGAGGAATTGGCTTTTGAGGTCATGTACACAAAATATCCGGTGGTTTTAGTGGTTAAAATGCCGGTTCGTTGGTTGGGGCGTTGGTTGAGAAAATTAGTTTCTTAG
- a CDS encoding glycosyltransferase, which yields MSKPRVLRIANRFNIGGPTFNVAYLTRYLENYETLLIGGSLDEGEDSSDYILTNLGLHPTIVPEMKREIDPKMDWKAYWRVREIIREFKPHIVHTHASKPGAIGRLAAIHEGVPVVLHTFHGHVFHSYFGKAKTQFYKTIERYLANRSTRVIAISECQANELSEEHAICSKSKIAIVPLGFDLTKFNDHTEAKRLAFRQEYGLEDNTIAICIVGRLVPIKNHGFLIKVIQKLKEQTNHPFKLFIVGDGEERTAIENLILDAGLSYSNEKINTADITFTSWIKDVDWVYAGCDIVTLCSLNEGTPVSLIEAQAAGIPIVSTKVGGIKNVVKEQVTALLTEPGDLEGFTSHLKQLVENESKRLELSEHGWDFVKDNFHYTRLVKDMDRLYAQLLEEKGVATKR from the coding sequence ATGTCAAAACCAAGGGTGCTTCGTATTGCCAACCGCTTTAATATTGGTGGCCCAACTTTTAATGTTGCCTACCTAACCAGGTATCTGGAAAACTACGAAACGCTGCTCATCGGAGGCAGTTTAGATGAAGGTGAAGATAGTTCGGATTATATCCTAACCAACCTCGGTTTGCATCCAACCATAGTTCCTGAAATGAAAAGAGAAATTGATCCCAAAATGGATTGGAAAGCTTATTGGAGGGTTAGGGAAATAATTCGGGAATTTAAACCTCATATCGTTCATACCCATGCCTCCAAGCCAGGGGCAATTGGTCGTTTAGCTGCTATCCATGAAGGTGTACCGGTGGTTTTGCATACGTTTCATGGACATGTGTTTCATTCCTATTTTGGAAAGGCTAAAACACAGTTCTACAAGACCATTGAACGTTACTTAGCCAATCGATCAACCCGGGTCATTGCCATTAGCGAATGCCAGGCTAATGAGCTTAGTGAAGAACACGCCATTTGTTCGAAAAGCAAAATTGCTATAGTTCCTTTAGGTTTCGATTTAACCAAGTTCAATGATCACACCGAGGCCAAGCGCCTGGCCTTTCGTCAAGAATATGGATTAGAAGACAATACCATTGCAATATGTATTGTTGGCCGCCTTGTTCCTATTAAAAATCATGGATTTCTGATAAAGGTTATTCAGAAATTAAAAGAACAAACCAATCATCCCTTTAAACTTTTTATTGTGGGAGATGGAGAAGAAAGGACAGCTATTGAGAACCTGATTCTAGATGCCGGATTAAGTTATTCCAATGAAAAAATCAACACGGCAGATATCACCTTTACCTCTTGGATTAAGGATGTAGATTGGGTTTATGCCGGTTGCGACATTGTTACCTTATGTTCGTTAAATGAAGGCACTCCGGTAAGTTTAATAGAAGCCCAGGCTGCCGGTATTCCAATTGTTTCGACCAAGGTTGGAGGAATTAAGAACGTGGTAAAAGAACAAGTTACTGCCTTGTTAACAGAACCTGGCGACTTAGAAGGTTTTACTTCCCATTTAAAGCAATTGGTTGAAAATGAAAGTAAACGACTGGAATTGTCGGAGCATGGCTGGGATTTTGTTAAGGACAATTTTCATTATACCCGCCTGGTAAAGGACATGGACCGCTTATATGCACAATTGCTGGAGGAGAAGGGTGTAGCTACAAAGAGATGA
- a CDS encoding T9SS type A sorting domain-containing protein, with the protein MKSIYKALFLAFLAMIFSNVQSQTADFESRRQAYLAAGLAGDSTAITVQAYLGQAVNMNEVNHLLSGITSNENIDFFLVKLIRVLYLTNGEYDSAILPVINSIPYWLHDGETTRQYWSENHMCMWMSSDWLMHEKYGKPIDDRLYGRLKHFLELKIQYGFYEFYSSTYLPYCLSGLLNLSDYAQDSTLKSLSGQAAKRLLSEILMLTNDQGVYFPAAGRNYYGKYKSAWGQNHSHLIYLLTGMGPIPDGVSHSGGFLATSSLVVDEVIQSWTPQLDVVNSIGHTLQDGIGINSVLSFADRVMFQWSSGAYFHPDIAIETATLVNDSNLWGHTEFLPFAQFQDLPVEQAPFLANIASSISKSSVICGQDVAVFKHGSITLSSVQDFWKGKQGYQVMPCVANIGRSAVLTASGKVEADWEDRMDRTSNNDLPYVEQKHNVALLMYRPETQGLAAFNDTNPEVSVFWPSAELDEERQDSLWILGRQDGNYVAVRRGCYGETLGISTCFNPDAQTWVIVVGDSAMYGSFDQFENLVQQSLVNESWYYDPVDSQWVYSASVQFDTTFISYDWRGDYGPLLGVNWKGEDRMWQVFPNPGTEELHMKLPEHSEVLTVRVSDALGRVLFQEQILQHQRIVSIPASSWPEASYFITFSGAGESLVKKWVKVNP; encoded by the coding sequence ATGAAATCAATTTACAAAGCACTTTTTTTGGCTTTTTTGGCCATGATTTTTTCGAATGTTCAATCTCAAACGGCTGATTTTGAGTCTAGGCGACAAGCTTATTTGGCTGCCGGGCTTGCCGGAGATTCAACAGCGATAACGGTTCAAGCATATTTAGGACAGGCAGTAAATATGAATGAGGTAAACCATTTATTGTCCGGAATAACTTCTAACGAAAACATTGATTTCTTTTTAGTGAAGTTAATTCGGGTTTTGTATTTGACCAATGGAGAATATGATTCGGCCATATTGCCGGTCATTAATTCGATTCCTTATTGGTTGCACGATGGGGAAACAACCAGGCAATATTGGTCTGAAAATCATATGTGTATGTGGATGAGTTCGGATTGGTTAATGCATGAAAAATATGGAAAACCGATAGATGATCGTTTGTATGGGCGCTTGAAGCATTTTTTAGAACTAAAGATTCAATATGGGTTTTATGAGTTTTATTCATCTACTTATCTTCCTTATTGTCTTTCGGGGCTATTGAATTTATCGGATTATGCCCAGGATTCAACTTTGAAGAGTTTATCGGGTCAGGCTGCAAAGCGATTACTGAGTGAGATTTTGATGTTAACCAATGATCAGGGTGTATATTTTCCGGCTGCCGGACGCAATTATTATGGAAAGTATAAATCGGCTTGGGGTCAAAATCACAGTCATTTAATCTATTTATTGACTGGTATGGGGCCTATTCCAGATGGGGTAAGTCATTCAGGCGGTTTTTTAGCAACCAGCAGTTTGGTGGTTGATGAGGTTATTCAGAGTTGGACACCCCAGTTGGATGTTGTTAATTCCATTGGTCATACCCTTCAGGATGGAATTGGAATTAATTCTGTACTTTCCTTTGCTGATCGGGTCATGTTTCAATGGAGTTCCGGGGCCTATTTTCATCCGGATATTGCTATAGAAACGGCTACATTGGTGAATGATTCCAATTTATGGGGACATACGGAGTTTTTACCATTTGCTCAGTTTCAGGATTTGCCGGTAGAGCAGGCTCCATTTTTGGCCAATATTGCAAGTTCTATATCCAAGAGTTCGGTTATTTGTGGACAGGATGTAGCAGTTTTTAAACATGGATCTATTACCCTTTCATCGGTTCAAGATTTTTGGAAGGGGAAGCAAGGTTATCAGGTAATGCCATGTGTGGCAAATATTGGTCGTTCGGCTGTTTTAACGGCCTCAGGTAAGGTAGAAGCTGATTGGGAAGATAGGATGGATAGGACTTCGAACAATGATTTACCTTATGTGGAACAAAAGCACAATGTTGCTTTGTTGATGTATAGACCTGAAACTCAAGGCTTGGCAGCATTTAATGATACCAATCCGGAAGTATCCGTTTTTTGGCCGTCGGCAGAGTTGGATGAGGAGCGCCAGGATAGTTTGTGGATATTGGGTAGGCAAGATGGGAATTATGTAGCGGTAAGGAGAGGTTGCTATGGAGAAACGTTGGGAATATCCACTTGCTTTAATCCGGATGCTCAGACCTGGGTAATAGTAGTAGGAGATTCGGCAATGTATGGCAGTTTTGATCAATTTGAAAATTTGGTACAGCAAAGTTTGGTAAACGAATCGTGGTATTACGATCCGGTTGATTCGCAATGGGTGTATTCCGCAAGTGTGCAGTTTGACACCACCTTCATTTCTTATGACTGGAGAGGAGATTATGGACCTTTATTAGGTGTAAATTGGAAAGGAGAGGATAGGATGTGGCAGGTATTTCCCAATCCCGGAACCGAGGAGTTGCATATGAAATTACCGGAGCACTCGGAGGTTTTAACAGTTAGAGTAAGTGATGCACTAGGGAGAGTGTTGTTTCAAGAGCAAATTTTGCAGCACCAAAGAATTGTAAGTATTCCGGCCAGTTCATGGCCAGAAGCTAGCTATTTTATAACTTTTTCAGGAGCAGGAGAGAGCCTAGTTAAAAAGTGGGTAAAAGTTAATCCATAA